The Anopheles maculipalpis chromosome 3RL, idAnoMacuDA_375_x, whole genome shotgun sequence genomic sequence TTGCTATCCAGTTACTTTCAAATCTAGCTTTTGAAAGCCAGAAATGGTAGGTCTATTTCAGGGAACTTGGAAAGGACTCAAGATGTAGAATTggaacttctttttttcctttcgataTCAAATCGAGCCATTGAAAACGATGGTTAATTGTGTTCGATTTCTCAATGTATATATTTCGACGACATAATATTCGAGATGCTTTCAACCACCTTGCAAGGAAGAATTGGTTGTTATAGTTTATTTTACGGTTCTTGTGGAATAATACCAGCCTTGTCTAACATTTCCCAACCTATACCGTTGACGTCGAAGCATTTATCCAGGTCTACAATTAGTGTTTCATAAGTGCATGGAGGCAGATCCTCTGCACCAGGGAAATTTTCGTTATTAAGTCTTAACAAAATCTCGAAACCTATACCGTCGACGTCCACACAATACTCTAGCTGTCCGATTGGTGTTTCGAGAGTGCATGGTGGCAGTGGTCGTCTTAAATAACCGGGAATTGGCCATCGAGGTGTCACCTGGCATATGGCTGTATTCACTGgaagaaagatgaaaaacGTGTGATATCGCTATATTAGGCCATTCCGCAATTTGTACCTACCAATCACTGCTAAGCAAAGTAATACTACTGCTGCCTTCATTATGTTGTCTGGTGGTTATTTTTCCTTGCCAGTAACTTCTAAGTCTGTGGATAAAGTCAGTTCATGGTGGATGTTTTATAGGAACTATAAACGGTCAACGCATTTTAGACGGTATTCGTATTAAATGAAGGATCAATAATCAGAAAATGTATTATGCACGCCAATGCAGGATTCTGTGCAAATTTAATATGCAATAatgaattaataataatttacagTCGATTGATAACGTAAGcaagattttaaaaacatcttCAACCTACGTGAcgtgaagaaaatgtattttataaCTCAAGGGCTGTAAGAAATctatgaaaaagaagaaaaacatgtgTGTAAATTTATGTTAAAGGTGGATCATCTCTGAGCTCTGAATGTATCCACGATAATGCAACTACTTTTGCAACAAAAGATTAGCATTAGGTTGGAACACGTACTCGATGGTTTGGGCTGTAAGTCATGATAATTattcaaacataaaaaccaaCACTGAGTTCCAGGTACAACGAGGATACAGCAATTTAGGCCTTTAGTAAATATGTTAGTGAATTCAGTAGTTTGAGGtacattataaaaataaatatagatAAGAAATCTCCGTACGCTAGACTAACTATCTAGTTACTTTCAAATAGTATTAGAAGTATTAGAAATAGTATTAGGAGCCAGAAATGGTAGGTCAACACAGTTTAAGATGGAAGACTATAAGTGTATGAAGAAGCTGGCAATATCCACTATTTCAGGGAACTTAGAAAGGACTCAAGATGTAGAATTGGaaatcttttttcctttcagtACCAGAGGGAGTCATTGAAAACGATGGTTAATTGTGTTCGATTTCTCAATGTATATACTTCGACGACATAATATACACGATGCTTTCAACCACCTTGTATGGTAATGCAAGAATCAGTTGttatagtttattttacagttcTTGTGGAATGATTCCAGCCCTGTCTAACAACCTCTAGTGTATCATAAGTGCAAGGAGACATATCCCCTGCACCaggaattattttttgtttgggtatGACGGCTGTACAAAATTTGCGTTGCTAAATGTTATCCAATGCTCCCAACAATCATGCACCTGTTTTATTGGTATGCCAGTGCATAGCGGCGGTAGTCGTCTCAAATAACCGGGAATTGGCCATTGAGGTGTCACCTGGCATATGGCTGTATTCACTGgaagatagaagaaaaaacgcgTAAAATTACTAGCGTAGGTCATTCCGCAACTTGTACCTACCAATCACtgcaaagcaaaataatattACTGCTACCTTCATTATGTTGTCTGGTGGTTAGTTTTCCCAGTAAGTTACTTCAAAATCTGTGGAGTCAGATCTTAGTAGATGTTTTATAGGAACTATCAGTgaccaacacattttttaTGGTAGTTGTGTCCAATCAAGGCGTGATAATTGGAAATCGtagtattaattaattaatttatttatctatttataattgatcatgacggtccagtgccgtattgtcaacaccgtttgtGTTGTAGAAATCGTAATAtgtataaaattttgaattttgtatgCATATTTCGTacgcaaaaatcaattaatcacCAGTTATAGTATGGTGATAAGTTCAATTGTGCAGATTTTTAGGAAACCATAAATAGTAGTCCTTCATTATCTGGTTTCATTTAggtattcatttattttatcttatttGTATGCTGCATACAAATAGGCATAGAAGGGGTAAAGGAAGCATTAGAGATTGAAACAATCAACGAACACAGACACAGCCACATTCAGTTTTAAATCAACAGtataaaaaaacatccatCCGGAGGCAGAACATGGACCCAGTCATTGAAGGAGTCGAAAAGAAAGTACTGTAGTACTCTGTAGCTACTGAAGATAAGATTTGCTAGCTATGAAAGAAATAGATAATTAACATAAAGTGTTAAGAATTTCATAATCattatttcaacattttttcttatctttcttGAAGTGAAGTTTACAAAAGTTTGTGTACGATTTTATATGATCTGTGTTTCAATTTAATACACGATCCTCCGATAATATCCAAAGCGTGTTGGTAACACTGAAGGCACCGAAAGTTCACATAAGTTTTTCAAGAATAATTTCACAATCTTCATCATAAGGATGACAAAACTTTTCTCGCAATTTGCTTCGTATGTTGGTCGGACGGGGTAAATTGTGACTAACGAATTTATTCCTGATCCATGAATCCAACATCCCAAGGTCGTGTATGGCTGGATACGTGTTTCGTAGTGACGTCCTTTGTTGAAGTCTGTATCTAAGAAGTTTTTTGGCAATTTGTGCAATCGGATGATAGAATTCCAGTTGATCGGTTGGAAGTCGTCCTTCGATTTGGCAGTAGGGATCGTCAGGAAGGCAGTCAGCAGAACGAAGTACAATAGTGTTAGTGCTTGCTGGAATTACAGAATGTTGATAACGATGAAATATAGGTAATGATGGaagttttttgaaacacaCTCAACTTACCTAAAGCGaccaagcaaagaaaaaatacgaaGGACCTCATTATGGCGTCTAGGAATACACCCAGGGACTATGAGTTGGGTTCTGCCTCAACATGATCTTTTATAATGGAACAGTGCAAGCAAGAAATTGGTCTTAGGTAGATTTCTAACAGGCGTTTATGCGTAATTATAAAACATTCTTATCGTTACAGGCCATCGGATGCAGAAGCATAAGTATTAATGGATTCAGAAGTAGCTTACTCTGGAGGGAGGTCCGTAATTCTAAGTCCGTCTCTGCGAGTGAGGTCCGTAATAGGtagcaaaaatttaaatgactAATTTTCAACGttgattttcttgttcttGCCTTAACAACCTACTAGCTCATACCGATCACGAATTGACTTacgagacttgctgatacctcgtagttggtcAGTCGAATTTCGAATACTTGGCTCTATTACACAATTGCCTTACTTCCGGTGTCATTTCAAGGTGTTCATAGGCGCTCGTGACATCCAGGGGCCCTTGGTAAACATTTCTTATTCATCCATTAATTTGTGGTTTATTAATATTGGTTGAGACCTCGTTATAACTCTGAGCCGCTTCATATTACAATTGACAAATCTACAGACCCACGCAAACATtactaattttaattaatcttttTATAATCAATTCTTGCGTTGAAGGTGATGTTTTGGacttaa encodes the following:
- the LOC126565676 gene encoding uncharacterized protein LOC126565676 — protein: MKAAVVLLCLAVIVNTAICQVTPRWPIPGYLRRPLPPCTLETPIGQLEYCVDVDGIGFEILLRLNNENFPGAEDLPPCTYETLIVDLDKCFDVNGIGWEMLDKAGIIPQEP